One window of Botrimarina mediterranea genomic DNA carries:
- a CDS encoding MFS transporter produces MSQAKSPIIDQDARASWLPMIVIAMGQMLMSFNVAAIPVSMGGMVESFQTPPTTVGTAVVLYSLGVSGFIMLGAKLSQRFGSKIFFQMAVALFLVAMITIVASPTAEVMLAGQAIAGLAGAALVPTLVVLIADHYRGKQQAEAVGWLGSARAIAGVLAFVIVGSVATWLSWRYAFGLLIVHAAMLLLLSFKLKRSHPNPKVGIDLFGVLLSACGVILITFGFNNLRNWGVTIASPAAPFDIAGVSPAPAMIVVGVVVLAAFFAWSQGRAKRGKTPLLALDVVDSPLEWGTVVALFCIVSIEGAINFSVPLYIQIVQGNTSLATSMAMMPFMLTVFFTAILIVRLYKRFTPRQIATGAFLLVAAGTAWLAFVIRNDWSVPPVIAGLVMVGLGQGALVTLLFNVLVTASPKELASDVGSLRGVTQNLAAAVGTALVGAMLVGLLTSVIVANLGDNPVLKAELADHVNLSNLNFMSDAQLEERLGGVGVSQLQVTEALQINRDARMRALKTGFLVLSGVALLALVPCRWLPAYRPHEIPGEATSSVKRSK; encoded by the coding sequence ATGAGCCAAGCCAAGTCCCCCATCATCGATCAAGACGCCCGCGCCTCGTGGTTGCCGATGATTGTCATCGCGATGGGGCAGATGTTGATGTCGTTCAACGTGGCCGCCATCCCCGTGTCGATGGGAGGGATGGTCGAAAGCTTCCAGACCCCGCCAACGACGGTCGGCACCGCGGTGGTGCTGTACTCGCTTGGGGTCTCCGGCTTCATCATGCTGGGCGCCAAGTTGAGCCAACGGTTTGGCTCGAAGATTTTCTTTCAGATGGCGGTCGCGCTGTTCCTCGTGGCGATGATCACCATCGTCGCCAGCCCTACGGCGGAAGTCATGCTCGCCGGGCAGGCGATTGCCGGGCTCGCCGGCGCGGCGTTAGTGCCGACGCTCGTGGTGCTGATTGCGGATCACTACCGCGGCAAGCAACAGGCAGAGGCCGTCGGCTGGCTCGGCTCGGCTCGGGCCATCGCCGGCGTGCTGGCGTTTGTCATCGTCGGGTCGGTCGCCACATGGCTCAGCTGGCGATACGCCTTCGGGTTATTGATCGTGCACGCCGCGATGCTGCTACTCTTGAGCTTCAAGCTCAAACGCTCGCACCCCAACCCCAAGGTCGGCATCGACCTCTTCGGCGTTTTGCTCTCGGCGTGCGGCGTGATCCTGATCACGTTCGGTTTCAACAATCTTAGAAACTGGGGCGTTACGATCGCCAGCCCCGCGGCGCCATTTGACATCGCGGGCGTTTCACCCGCCCCCGCGATGATCGTGGTGGGGGTCGTGGTGCTGGCCGCGTTCTTCGCTTGGTCGCAGGGCCGCGCCAAACGGGGTAAGACGCCGCTGTTGGCGCTGGATGTGGTTGATTCGCCGTTGGAGTGGGGTACCGTCGTCGCGCTATTCTGTATCGTCAGCATCGAGGGCGCCATCAACTTCTCGGTGCCGCTCTACATCCAGATCGTTCAAGGGAACACCAGCCTTGCGACCTCTATGGCGATGATGCCATTCATGCTCACCGTGTTCTTTACCGCGATCTTAATCGTACGGCTCTACAAGCGGTTCACGCCTCGCCAGATCGCCACGGGGGCGTTCCTCCTCGTGGCGGCCGGCACGGCGTGGCTCGCGTTTGTGATCCGAAACGACTGGAGCGTCCCGCCGGTGATCGCCGGTCTGGTGATGGTGGGCCTCGGTCAAGGGGCGCTGGTAACGCTGCTCTTTAACGTGCTGGTTACCGCATCCCCAAAAGAGCTCGCCAGCGACGTCGGCTCGCTCCGCGGCGTGACGCAAAACCTCGCAGCGGCGGTCGGAACCGCGCTAGTGGGGGCGATGCTCGTTGGCCTTCTCACGTCGGTTATCGTCGCCAACCTGGGGGACAACCCCGTCCTCAAGGCTGAGCTCGCCGACCACGTGAACCTCAGCAACCTGAACTTCATGAGCGACGCCCAGCTCGAAGAACGGCTCGGCGGAGTTGGCGTCTCGCAGCTGCAAGTCACCGAAGCGTTGCAAATCAATCGTGACGCCCGGATGCGTGCGCTCAAGACGGGCTTCTTGGTGCTGTCGGGCGTCGCTCTACTGGCCCTTGTGCCGTGTCGATGGCTTCCCGCCTACCGCCCGCACGAAATCCCCGGCGAGGCGACCAGCAGCGTCAAACGCAGTAAATAA
- a CDS encoding efflux RND transporter permease subunit: MNPGVVSVNNSRVVFAAMALLLAGGIAAYMNIGRLEDPEFTIKEARIITLYPGASAEEVAQEVTNPIETAVQQLGQLERVTSESLRGRSVVSAVIKDRYDRDRIPQVWDELRRKIADVQPQLPPSARGASIVVDNFGDVYGIFFAITGEGYSFPEVRRYTEFLRRELLSVPGVKSIELFGAQQEVVFLEISRHRLAQLGVNEEQLYAKLQERNVAADGGRVRVGDQHIPIDPQGEFETVDAMLQIVIGSDSTGRQLTLGDVATLVRGDQDPPRRLLKFDGKSAVGLGISTIQGGNVVTLGEAIRAKLAQLEHLQPLGIEIGEVNFQPEAVSLATGEFIFNLLKAVTIVFVVLLLAMGRKTGLIIGVVLFLTIMSTFFVMHADGDILMERISLGALIIALCMLTDNAIIVIEGIKVGIEAGRNKIDVVREVVAENQWPLFGATAIGVIAFAAIGLSEDSTGEYTQSLFWVILIALSLSWVSSITITPLLSYLIYSPTAGAADAASGGAANPNKASAYDSLPFRIYRNLLILALRYRWLVVVISIAAFVASVIGFGKVTHSFFPPATRPQFLVDVFLPAATHIRETEDLAADVEALIRAEDGVKHVTAFIGGGGPRFLLVYSPENENSAYVQLLVEVDDWRSIDTLIGDIQGKLDDGFPDANAIAKKFLLGPGEGGRIQARFRGPDSAVLKQLGDEAQRILREEGDALCVRSDWREPVKVIRPTLLDLQARRNGINRIDVARALESSFEGRRVGFFREPGDSATGQFPQETRLLPIIARPPLAERNDASAVASVQVWSPVAGRMIPLSQVSSGSEVVWEDPIVMRRDRFPTLTVHGDPRMGLPSQLFARVRDSIEAIEIPEGYTLEWGGEYENSRDARAALAQSIPVMLALMVFIVVAIFNSFRATLLIWLVMPLALIGVTAGLLLTGMPFGFMALLGVLALGGEQIKNQIVVLSKILTERSKGKDPYEAILDGGAAKMRPVCMVAITTVLGMIPLLKDPFFGAMAVCIMFGLSFAAVLSLIVTPVLYAIFFGIHAPTTKKAQ; this comes from the coding sequence ATGAACCCTGGTGTCGTATCCGTCAACAACAGCCGAGTTGTCTTCGCGGCAATGGCGCTCCTGCTCGCCGGCGGCATCGCCGCGTACATGAACATCGGGCGTCTGGAAGACCCCGAGTTCACCATTAAAGAAGCGCGGATCATCACGCTCTACCCCGGGGCCAGCGCCGAGGAAGTTGCGCAGGAAGTAACCAACCCGATCGAAACCGCCGTCCAGCAGCTCGGTCAGCTTGAGCGCGTGACGAGCGAGTCGCTCCGCGGGCGGTCGGTCGTCTCGGCGGTCATCAAGGATCGCTACGACCGCGACCGTATCCCGCAAGTGTGGGACGAGCTGCGCCGTAAGATCGCCGACGTACAGCCGCAGCTCCCTCCTTCAGCGCGGGGGGCGTCGATCGTCGTCGATAACTTCGGCGACGTGTACGGAATCTTCTTCGCGATCACCGGCGAGGGGTACTCGTTCCCCGAGGTCCGCCGGTACACGGAGTTCCTCCGTCGCGAGTTGCTGTCGGTGCCCGGGGTGAAGAGCATCGAGCTCTTCGGCGCCCAGCAAGAAGTGGTGTTCCTCGAGATCAGCCGCCACCGTTTAGCGCAGCTGGGCGTCAATGAAGAGCAGCTCTACGCCAAACTCCAGGAGCGGAACGTCGCCGCTGATGGCGGCCGCGTGAGGGTCGGCGACCAGCACATCCCGATCGACCCGCAGGGCGAGTTCGAGACGGTCGATGCGATGCTGCAGATCGTGATCGGCTCGGATAGCACTGGCCGGCAGCTCACGTTGGGCGACGTTGCGACCCTCGTGCGTGGCGATCAAGACCCACCGCGGCGCCTGCTGAAGTTCGATGGCAAGTCGGCGGTCGGCCTCGGCATCTCCACTATCCAGGGCGGCAACGTTGTCACACTCGGTGAGGCGATCCGCGCTAAGCTCGCGCAGCTCGAGCATTTGCAGCCTCTTGGCATCGAGATCGGCGAAGTCAACTTCCAGCCCGAAGCCGTCAGCCTAGCCACCGGCGAGTTCATCTTCAACCTGCTCAAGGCGGTCACCATCGTTTTCGTCGTGCTGCTACTGGCGATGGGCCGCAAGACAGGGCTGATCATCGGCGTCGTGCTGTTCCTCACCATTATGTCAACGTTCTTCGTCATGCACGCCGACGGCGACATCCTCATGGAACGGATCTCGCTCGGCGCGCTGATTATCGCGCTGTGCATGCTGACTGACAACGCGATCATCGTGATCGAGGGGATCAAGGTCGGCATTGAGGCGGGCCGGAACAAGATCGATGTCGTCCGCGAAGTCGTGGCGGAAAACCAATGGCCGCTGTTCGGCGCGACGGCGATCGGCGTCATCGCGTTTGCCGCTATAGGTTTGTCAGAGGACAGTACAGGCGAGTACACGCAGTCGCTGTTCTGGGTCATCCTGATTGCGCTGAGCCTCAGCTGGGTGTCGTCGATCACGATCACGCCCCTGTTGAGCTACTTAATCTATAGCCCCACGGCAGGCGCCGCCGACGCCGCATCTGGCGGCGCCGCCAATCCGAACAAGGCAAGCGCATACGACAGCCTGCCGTTCCGTATCTACCGGAACCTTTTAATCCTGGCGCTGCGGTACCGTTGGCTAGTGGTGGTGATCTCGATCGCCGCTTTTGTCGCGTCGGTCATTGGATTCGGCAAAGTGACCCATAGTTTCTTCCCTCCCGCCACGCGGCCGCAGTTCTTGGTCGATGTTTTCCTGCCTGCAGCCACCCATATCCGTGAAACGGAAGACCTCGCCGCGGACGTTGAGGCCCTCATCCGCGCCGAAGACGGCGTTAAGCACGTCACAGCCTTCATCGGCGGCGGCGGACCGCGATTCCTCTTGGTCTACTCGCCCGAGAACGAGAACTCCGCCTACGTGCAGCTCTTGGTAGAGGTGGACGACTGGCGTTCCATCGACACGTTGATTGGCGACATCCAGGGAAAGCTCGACGACGGATTCCCGGACGCCAACGCGATCGCGAAGAAGTTCTTGCTAGGCCCCGGCGAGGGAGGTCGCATCCAGGCCCGCTTCCGCGGGCCCGACTCCGCCGTGCTCAAGCAACTAGGCGACGAGGCGCAGCGGATACTCCGCGAAGAGGGGGACGCTCTCTGCGTGCGGAGCGATTGGCGCGAGCCGGTCAAGGTGATCCGCCCCACGCTGCTCGACCTGCAAGCTCGCCGCAACGGTATCAACCGCATCGACGTGGCCCGAGCGCTTGAGAGCAGCTTCGAGGGACGCCGGGTCGGCTTCTTCCGCGAGCCGGGGGACTCCGCCACGGGCCAGTTCCCGCAAGAAACCCGCCTGTTGCCGATCATCGCGCGGCCTCCGCTCGCCGAGCGCAACGACGCCAGCGCTGTGGCCAGCGTGCAAGTCTGGAGCCCCGTCGCCGGGCGGATGATCCCGCTCAGTCAGGTCAGTTCGGGCTCCGAAGTGGTATGGGAAGACCCGATCGTGATGCGCCGCGACCGTTTCCCAACACTTACGGTGCACGGCGACCCCCGTATGGGGCTGCCGAGCCAGTTGTTCGCCCGCGTGCGCGATTCGATCGAAGCGATCGAGATCCCCGAAGGCTACACGCTCGAATGGGGCGGCGAGTACGAAAACTCCCGCGACGCCCGCGCCGCGCTCGCACAGTCGATCCCCGTGATGCTGGCGCTGATGGTGTTCATTGTGGTGGCGATCTTCAACTCGTTCCGTGCGACGCTGCTCATCTGGCTCGTGATGCCGCTCGCCTTGATTGGGGTCACCGCCGGCCTACTGCTGACCGGCATGCCCTTTGGCTTCATGGCGCTGCTAGGCGTGCTCGCTTTGGGGGGTGAGCAGATCAAGAACCAAATCGTCGTGCTGAGCAAGATCCTCACCGAGCGCAGTAAAGGAAAAGACCCTTACGAGGCGATCCTCGACGGCGGCGCCGCCAAGATGCGGCCCGTCTGCATGGTGGCGATCACGACGGTGCTCGGGATGATCCCGCTGCTGAAGGACCCGTTCTTCGGCGCGATGGCGGTGTGCATCATGTTCGGCTTGTCGTTCGCGGCGGTGCTGTCGCTGATTGTCACGCCGGTGCTCTACGCGATCTTCTTCGGCATCCACGCGCCGACGACGAAGAAAGCCCAGTAG
- a CDS encoding efflux RND transporter periplasmic adaptor subunit: MRHAPTRPTPGGLLTLAAVSLIAGCEQPEPVRVDRPRPVKTVTVSAWEDAHTRVFPGRVEASRRVELAFQVAGVITELPVKEGQEVSAGDMIAQLRTDEFQARLEALMGRLDRARAELQSALAGERPEERLRREADLRSARARLANAQTEYERYARLLPGRAISRAQYDQAETAVQVADEAYQASLQILEKAGMAREEEVLARRADLRGLEGQVVEAQLQLDDCTLRAPFDGVIAQRFVEQGENVQAKQRVVRFQDVDEIEIILDVPESIMAADIRTAEIVSMVARFTGAPGIEFPVTIREVAQSADPVTQTFQVRVVMQAPEGVRVLPGMTATVTASFRRAAVLGNRILAPVTAVSKDASGRQVAWVLDDEGKVAPRQVKLGEVTGGQVEVLEGLEPGQRIASAGTSFLREGMKVRDLGDALGVTAQ, from the coding sequence ATGCGGCACGCCCCGACCCGCCCCACGCCGGGCGGACTGTTAACCCTAGCCGCCGTCAGTTTGATCGCAGGCTGCGAGCAGCCCGAGCCCGTCCGGGTCGATCGGCCTCGCCCGGTGAAGACCGTCACCGTCTCCGCATGGGAAGATGCGCATACCCGCGTCTTCCCGGGCCGCGTCGAGGCGTCTCGCCGTGTTGAGCTGGCATTTCAGGTGGCCGGCGTGATAACAGAGCTTCCAGTCAAAGAAGGCCAAGAAGTTTCCGCTGGAGACATGATCGCACAACTGCGGACCGACGAGTTCCAGGCGCGACTCGAAGCCCTGATGGGACGTCTCGACCGCGCCCGGGCAGAACTGCAATCGGCGCTTGCCGGCGAACGCCCCGAAGAGCGACTGCGTCGCGAAGCGGATCTGCGCAGCGCCCGCGCCCGACTAGCTAACGCCCAGACCGAGTACGAGCGATACGCCCGCTTGCTGCCGGGCCGCGCGATCAGCCGCGCCCAGTACGACCAGGCGGAGACCGCCGTCCAAGTTGCAGACGAAGCCTACCAAGCGTCGCTACAGATCCTAGAGAAAGCCGGCATGGCGCGGGAGGAAGAAGTGCTCGCCCGACGCGCCGATCTTCGGGGCTTAGAAGGCCAAGTGGTCGAGGCGCAGCTACAACTCGACGACTGCACGTTGCGGGCGCCGTTCGACGGCGTGATCGCCCAGCGGTTTGTCGAACAAGGCGAGAACGTCCAGGCAAAGCAGCGCGTCGTGCGGTTCCAAGACGTGGACGAGATCGAGATCATCCTCGACGTTCCCGAGAGCATCATGGCTGCCGACATCCGCACCGCGGAGATCGTCTCGATGGTCGCACGGTTTACTGGCGCACCGGGGATCGAGTTCCCCGTCACCATCCGGGAAGTCGCCCAGTCCGCTGACCCCGTGACGCAAACCTTCCAGGTGCGCGTCGTCATGCAGGCGCCCGAAGGCGTCCGAGTGCTGCCCGGCATGACGGCTACCGTAACCGCATCGTTCCGCCGCGCGGCGGTGCTGGGAAATCGCATCCTGGCGCCCGTCACCGCGGTATCGAAGGACGCTTCGGGTCGGCAGGTGGCGTGGGTGCTCGACGACGAAGGCAAAGTCGCTCCGCGACAGGTGAAACTAGGAGAAGTGACCGGTGGGCAGGTCGAGGTCCTCGAAGGACTCGAACCGGGTCAACGCATCGCCTCGGCCGGGACGAGTTTCCTCCGCGAAGGCATGAAAGTGCGTGATCTGGGCGACGCGTTGGGGGTTACCGCACAATGA
- the glsA gene encoding glutaminase A, giving the protein MSKTPSAGANKPAHYVSTGHLPTPDSINALVAEAYSLYKSNTEGQNSQVYPALQRVPSDLFGICLVGTSGNTYEIGDSRHEFTIMSVSKPFVMALVCEALSPAEVREKIGVNATGRAFNSLEGIERGDGGRTNPMVNAGAIATTSLTPGKTLHDKWRFIHEGLSRFAGRELPLCEEVYKSASETNFRNQSISRMLQSFGRIYMDPAEATDLYTKQCALNVTAKDLATMSATLADGGVNPITKERVVDADVCHYALAVMATAGLYETSGDWLYEIGLPGKSGIGGGIATVSPGKGGLATFAPPLDGAGNSVKGQLATRYLSQGLGMDLFVSQPEA; this is encoded by the coding sequence ATGTCCAAGACCCCATCAGCAGGCGCGAACAAGCCCGCCCACTACGTCTCGACCGGTCACCTGCCGACCCCCGATTCGATTAATGCGCTCGTTGCCGAGGCGTACTCGCTTTACAAGTCGAACACCGAGGGGCAGAACTCGCAGGTCTATCCGGCGCTGCAGAGAGTCCCTTCCGATCTGTTTGGCATCTGTCTCGTCGGGACCTCCGGCAACACGTACGAGATCGGCGACTCACGGCACGAGTTCACGATCATGAGCGTCTCCAAGCCGTTCGTCATGGCGCTAGTGTGTGAGGCGCTAAGCCCCGCCGAGGTGCGTGAGAAGATCGGCGTCAACGCCACGGGCCGAGCGTTCAACTCACTCGAAGGGATCGAACGCGGCGACGGCGGCCGCACCAACCCGATGGTCAATGCCGGCGCCATTGCTACTACAAGCCTCACTCCAGGGAAGACCCTCCACGACAAGTGGCGATTCATCCATGAGGGCCTCTCGCGCTTCGCCGGTAGAGAACTGCCGCTGTGCGAAGAGGTCTACAAGTCAGCGAGTGAGACCAACTTCCGCAATCAGTCAATCTCCCGCATGCTGCAAAGCTTTGGGCGAATCTATATGGACCCGGCCGAAGCGACTGACCTGTACACCAAGCAGTGCGCCCTGAACGTCACCGCCAAAGACTTGGCGACCATGAGCGCGACGCTCGCCGACGGAGGCGTGAACCCCATCACCAAGGAACGCGTCGTCGACGCCGACGTTTGCCATTACGCGTTGGCGGTGATGGCGACAGCGGGCCTCTATGAGACTTCCGGCGATTGGCTCTACGAAATCGGCCTCCCCGGCAAGAGCGGCATCGGCGGCGGCATCGCCACGGTCTCGCCCGGCAAGGGCGGACTCGCCACTTTCGCTCCGCCGCTCGACGGCGCCGGGAATAGCGTGAAGGGGCAGTTGGCTACCAGGTACCTCTCCCAAGGGCTCGGGATGGACCTGTTTGTTTCTCAGCCCGAAGCGTGA
- a CDS encoding transglutaminase family protein, which translates to MPRLRITHKTAYRYSVPVSFGTHRAMLRPRASHELRVLAASVEIEPKADVRWLLDIEGNSVAVLTFAEPATLLRLITQIEVELLDDIRIECLIDPIARLYPFQYSAEEQVALVPYRLPSYPLDGPALHNWLSSLYQPGQLIDTYDLLNRLNTHIYQTLNYRERYEPGVQLPHETLALGGGSCRDYAVLMMEAARYWGFGARFVSGYVRLEEGQHGSTHAWTEVYLPGAGWRGFDPTNNKLAGIEHIPVAVAREQQQAAPLAGSWDGPGDAFEGMEVSVQVVSVP; encoded by the coding sequence ATGCCCCGACTGCGCATCACCCACAAGACCGCGTATCGCTACAGCGTACCCGTCTCGTTCGGGACCCACCGCGCGATGCTGCGGCCGCGGGCCTCGCATGAGCTGCGGGTGCTGGCGGCGTCGGTCGAGATTGAGCCCAAGGCGGATGTCCGCTGGCTGCTGGACATCGAGGGGAACTCGGTGGCGGTGCTGACGTTCGCCGAGCCCGCAACGCTGCTGCGTCTGATCACACAGATTGAGGTTGAACTGCTGGACGACATCCGAATCGAGTGCCTGATCGACCCGATCGCCCGCCTGTACCCATTTCAGTACTCCGCCGAAGAGCAGGTCGCGCTGGTGCCCTACCGGTTGCCGAGCTACCCGCTCGACGGCCCGGCGCTGCACAATTGGCTCAGTTCGCTCTACCAGCCCGGCCAGTTGATTGACACCTACGATCTCCTCAACCGACTCAACACGCACATCTACCAGACCCTGAACTACCGAGAGCGCTATGAGCCGGGCGTGCAGCTCCCTCACGAGACGCTCGCGCTTGGTGGCGGCTCTTGCCGCGACTACGCCGTTCTGATGATGGAAGCGGCCCGCTACTGGGGCTTCGGCGCCCGTTTCGTCTCGGGCTACGTGCGGCTTGAGGAAGGGCAGCACGGATCGACCCACGCCTGGACCGAGGTCTATCTGCCCGGCGCCGGCTGGCGGGGTTTCGACCCCACCAATAACAAGCTTGCCGGTATCGAGCACATCCCTGTCGCGGTGGCCCGCGAGCAGCAACAAGCCGCGCCCCTGGCGGGCAGCTGGGACGGCCCCGGCGACGCCTTTGAGGGGATGGAAGTCTCGGTGCAAGTGGTCTCGGTCCCCTAG